A genomic region of Leptospira bourretii contains the following coding sequences:
- a CDS encoding PLU-1-like domain protein, producing MEYPELETYFQKLTDITDRIAMMNNHFDATPEIDIPQLSEFYADIQSKDWENTDREYYELFTSYFTFHVKTVEEIIQEAREILNPENREYVKKLVSHVRNADDWFVNLKKKRKLARTQVA from the coding sequence ATGGAATATCCCGAATTGGAAACGTATTTCCAGAAATTAACTGATATAACTGACCGGATCGCTATGATGAACAATCATTTTGATGCGACACCTGAGATCGACATACCACAGTTATCTGAATTTTACGCAGACATTCAGTCAAAGGATTGGGAAAATACTGATAGAGAGTATTACGAACTCTTCACTAGTTATTTTACCTTTCATGTAAAAACGGTGGAAGAAATTATCCAAGAAGCGCGTGAGATTTTAAATCCTGAAAACAGGGAATATGTAAAAAAATTGGTAAGCCATGTTCGCAACGCGGATGATTGGTTTGTCAATCTGAAAAAGAAACGTAAACTCGCTCGCACACAAGTCGCTTAA
- a CDS encoding DUF1574 domain-containing protein — translation MLKARFLFYPVILLLFLFLVDSIFRIPYIQTITKIDLTAVNYKAKSDFLEKLIAEKPGVGSPKTKKIMIILGSSRLLYFDHDELVSFYPDWEIYNLSSAVTTPAYYDFQLTKILDAGIKPDLVIMETDPNQFNQNSVFKSSNLTYSFDLSYVLSNLGLFGKDHVSFYLGRKLFAVGTYKPYIDQMWKNYKNPYLDNAIGMHKATYDYILSHNGNGLSPIDNYMEKDSNSLQMTSHRTLDWLFASYVRSPMQFGFYEKILDRLKEENIKTVIIWPLSSPDFETLMEKETLVKTWEKEIDQITTSRNFSILKLKNDPSYTCNAFADGGHVAKDCYRSLMRSILLEYFRKYEPDHL, via the coding sequence ATGCTCAAGGCGCGGTTCCTTTTTTACCCGGTTATTCTTTTATTATTTTTGTTTTTGGTAGATTCTATATTTCGAATCCCCTATATTCAAACCATTACCAAGATTGATTTAACGGCAGTTAACTATAAAGCAAAATCAGACTTTTTGGAAAAACTAATCGCCGAAAAACCGGGAGTTGGTTCCCCAAAAACAAAAAAAATCATGATCATTTTGGGATCCTCTCGCCTTCTTTATTTTGATCACGATGAATTGGTTTCGTTTTATCCAGACTGGGAGATTTATAATCTTTCCTCAGCAGTCACAACGCCAGCGTATTACGATTTTCAACTGACAAAGATACTAGATGCCGGGATCAAACCTGACTTGGTCATCATGGAAACGGATCCAAATCAGTTTAACCAAAATTCCGTATTCAAAAGTTCTAACCTCACTTATAGTTTTGATTTATCATATGTTCTGTCCAATCTTGGTTTGTTTGGCAAAGACCATGTTTCTTTTTATTTAGGTCGTAAACTTTTTGCAGTAGGAACTTATAAACCCTATATAGACCAAATGTGGAAAAATTATAAAAATCCATATTTGGACAATGCCATCGGAATGCATAAGGCAACTTATGATTACATTCTGAGTCATAACGGAAACGGACTTTCTCCAATTGATAATTATATGGAGAAAGATTCAAATTCCTTACAAATGACAAGTCATAGAACTTTGGATTGGTTATTTGCTTCTTATGTTCGTAGCCCAATGCAATTTGGGTTTTATGAAAAGATTTTGGATCGTTTGAAAGAGGAAAATATCAAAACAGTCATTATTTGGCCTCTTTCGTCACCCGATTTTGAAACTTTGATGGAAAAAGAAACATTAGTCAAAACTTGGGAAAAAGAAATCGATCAAATCACAACAAGTCGAAACTTTTCAATTTTAAAACTTAAAAACGATCCATCTTACACCTGTAATGCGTTCGCAGATGGAGGCCATGTAGCAAAAGATTGTTACCGAAGTCTAATGCGTTCTATTCTATTGGAATACTTTCGGAAGTACGAACCAGATCATCTGTAA
- a CDS encoding peptidase MA family protein: protein MNGPDLWARNLITQSSVCVPVDLVSSGTNVEVYKERSLFVNYDLLKFANDFDTITYPALINTFGAPSDIDGDGKVKILVMDIRDGATANSAYVAGYFDPINYFPDNVFSRVRSNYAEVLYLDGKELIAALTRDPNAFASTAAHEFQHLLRYPRMRALNQTDELWINEGTSEVASDIAGYGPQTSRLDCYSGVNDSRCSDGINGVSLLDWDSSSSDVLKQYSFAYVFMRYLYDISGTSDPQRQNFFRETVIGTSGTRANSTGNLMNLFRNTTFAPNFDASLLGNQNSDVFFRVFALLTAQSYQLVDLTSVQQVTSDGAAPTNINLSTALARYPLPTNLARIVTNPVTPTTYKTTIKQGSANFYTTSTGTPVIPGSTRKNYGRVTAATTKGIFFWADSPSGFSSNMKYVQTNEEGTTLTIPKKPRSLKSVIESSTGPIPICGIEFTDDLVRTSESIPIE from the coding sequence GTGAATGGTCCCGATCTCTGGGCTAGGAATTTAATCACACAATCAAGTGTTTGTGTTCCTGTTGATTTGGTTAGTTCAGGCACCAATGTAGAAGTTTACAAAGAAAGGTCCCTATTTGTAAATTACGACTTATTAAAATTTGCCAACGATTTTGATACAATTACTTATCCTGCACTCATCAATACCTTTGGTGCACCAAGTGATATCGATGGAGATGGAAAAGTAAAAATCCTCGTGATGGACATTCGTGATGGTGCCACAGCAAACAGTGCTTATGTGGCAGGATATTTTGACCCTATCAATTATTTTCCAGACAATGTATTTTCTAGGGTTAGGTCCAATTATGCAGAAGTATTGTATTTAGATGGCAAGGAACTAATTGCCGCTCTCACTCGTGATCCCAATGCTTTTGCATCAACAGCCGCTCACGAATTCCAACATTTACTCCGTTATCCAAGAATGCGTGCCTTAAACCAAACCGATGAACTGTGGATCAACGAAGGAACTAGTGAAGTCGCCAGTGACATTGCAGGTTATGGGCCTCAAACCAGTCGATTGGATTGTTATTCAGGAGTAAATGATTCTCGTTGTTCCGATGGGATCAACGGTGTTTCCCTTTTAGATTGGGACAGTAGTAGTTCCGATGTTTTAAAACAATATTCTTTTGCTTATGTATTTATGCGTTATCTCTATGATATCTCTGGGACAAGTGACCCACAAAGACAAAACTTCTTTAGAGAAACTGTGATCGGGACTTCTGGCACAAGGGCCAACTCAACTGGGAATTTAATGAATTTATTTAGAAATACAACGTTTGCTCCCAATTTTGATGCCTCTTTACTCGGCAACCAGAACTCAGATGTATTCTTTCGTGTTTTTGCACTTCTTACGGCACAAAGTTATCAACTTGTCGATCTTACTTCCGTACAGCAGGTAACGAGTGATGGTGCAGCTCCCACTAACATTAACTTATCGACTGCTCTGGCAAGATACCCCTTACCCACAAACCTTGCCAGGATTGTTACAAATCCTGTCACACCCACAACCTACAAAACCACAATCAAACAAGGTTCAGCAAATTTTTATACTACATCTACGGGGACACCAGTCATTCCGGGAAGTACAAGAAAGAACTATGGAAGGGTGACTGCGGCAACCACAAAAGGGATTTTCTTTTGGGCTGACTCACCCTCCGGGTTTAGTTCCAACATGAAGTATGTGCAAACAAACGAAGAAGGAACCACTCTCACGATTCCTAAAAAACCAAGATCCCTTAAATCAGTAATTGAATCCTCAACAGGGCCTATTCCTATTTGCGGAATTGAGTTTACAGATGATCTGGTTCGTACTTCCGAAAGTATTCCAATAGAATAG